The Anticarsia gemmatalis isolate Benzon Research Colony breed Stoneville strain chromosome 18, ilAntGemm2 primary, whole genome shotgun sequence DNA window GCAATGTGCAAGGATCAGTGGAAACATGACGTCCATTTGTATTCGAAGGTCAGAAAGCCGGTGGAGTGTTACCATCCTCACTTGTACGGCTTCAAGCGAAGCGGGTCAAGCTCAGCGCATTATGCATCTATACCTGCCCATCTCCATTATGTTGTAAGGTTAGATGCATAGAGACACTGATTTTTTATTAGATGTTATTTCGTGTAGTGTCTTTATTCAGGTCATAAGATTGAAGGAAAAGAAAATGGTGCCAGCTTCCGACAAAGCCCCTAATTCTCTATAGGAAGTCAATTAGGAGTAGGAAATTACATGATCGATTCCTCTCGCCGCCCAAAACTAATTTAGTTGCACTACCAAGAAAATTAGCCGAAATCCGCGCACGAAAATCAGACGGAAATCCCAGCTTCCTCGTAGACCGCGATTCGCGTACATGAAAGTATAAGAAGCAGATGTTCTGAGAAACTACATTACAGCAAAAAGGCAATCAAGAAACCACGTGTTTACGTTGAAAAAAGacgtaaaaatataacaaaggtGTGTTCTGCGTACTACGAGCGAAACGGTTTTTACACGGCTCAAGTGAACGCGAACCTTAGCGTAAACACACAGACGCGCTGTGACGCCAGTCGGAGTGCACACAAACCAATTTATCACGGTTGGCGAGAGGTATAAATACGAGCGCCGCTCCGCCGCCCCGCACTCTGCCACGAGCACTCGAAGAGAGCACGTCGCGATCTAAAAACCTTTCCCTTACATTACAAATCACTCTAAGTATCCAACATGGTTGTGAAACTAGAAACTGTTGCCGCTCTGTACGCTGATGTGTACCCGTCGCTGAAGCACCGTGAGATGGACTCCATCGCCACGGACTGCCCGAGGAGGCAGAAGCTTCGCGGCACCGCGTTACCCGCGCTAGTGGAAGATGACTCCGAGGAGGTGTTCGAGCAGGAGCAGCGCTCCTACGTCCTGCACACCGAAGGCCTCCGTCGTCAGAAGTCCATCTCCCCGCAACGGCGTGAGAAGCTGCGCCGCACCTTGGCTCTGCCGTCCCTGTCTGAGGACGAGGAGCCTTGATCGACAGGCCGCTGAAGCACGGATGAAGTTATGAAGCCCCGGCCGGCTGTTCGGCTTCAACCCTCGGGCCTTGGAAGCTCTGAAGGTGGACCGTGAAGTTAGAACCGCCAGGAGAAGTTTAGTGAACTTGACGCTCACGGAAAAAGTGTCGGAACAATTGTGAAGTGAAACCAAATAACGCTGTAACGCCAAAGTCTATGCCAATGTAGGTGTAAGTTAGAATAAGTTTTTGaggaataaaaatgtgtttttatctGATTTACGTCTTTACTTTATTACTACGTAAGTACACCTTGACATCATTCACAAACATTGAATAAAATCAAGGGCAGTTTCCTTTTTCGCTCAGTTGTGCTAAAGAAAACACAAGTGCATTACGCAGTTGTATTTTATCTGAAACAAGGTCTATGAACACTTgattaaaagtttgtttactGACAAACAACATTAACACTAATGATGAAATAACGATATCGGAATAACTATTAACACACACGattaattacacaaaaacaagtaaacaatttatcaatgtcaatacataaataatcaaaGTAAGGCAATCGAGTATTTCACAAATGATAGGATGGCGCAAACATCAATCTTCTGTGACTTAGCGACGCCTATTTGTAAACCAAACAAGTtaataatgtcaatattatgaaagaaaatagtatttagagAATTTTGCCAACATCCTACTTCGCATTACACAGAAAAGACTTAGATAAATCTTGTAGTCAAGCAAGATAATAGTATCGATACAAATCAATGTTTTGGGTCAGCGCTCTCAAACAAAAGAtcgttttgtttgtatgttatctaacaatacaataacaacAATTCTTATGcaatttaacaacaaaacacaCAACATTAAGAGCGGTAAAGAAGATGAATAAAATGTGAGCAATAAGGTAAATTTCCAACAACAAACATAGTCAACAAAACTGGGAAATTACACTTAATAATAGAGAATGAtattcacaacaaaataattgctttattgTATACAAATGATTCACGATCgttatttgttatataaaataacagtaataaaacaaactacatattcatattaattatgCGAAATTAATTATTCGATACGCTTTTACAAAATCATTGAAACGATTGTCATTCGGAAAGAAAGAAACGTTAATGAGTTTAATCCCTGACTAGAAATGGCCTAGGAATTTAGCAACTACTTTAGTAGAGAGTTATGTATGTAGAATTGTAGATTTCAAGCGGATTTAAGACAAAACTGAAACGAGTGACATTATCTTcaccaattataatattttcctttttctttttctcataatatttttgataatttacaaaaaatcttagtaaattatttatcgCAACTTTTCTCATTAATTATTCTGATCTACTCTATTGATGAAAACATCTTGCAAATATGTTCAGTAGATTTCGCATTTCTCGACAACAGTCATATATACGGGATTTAGAATttcgttattaaatattattttatattactcttATCTTACgtattataatgtattgatATATGAAAGAAGTCCCTAGCATtagctagtaaaataatatacctacctattaaaatTCTCAACAATTTTACTGACATAACAACGAATAGAGGTCAAGCCTGCAAATTACATGCAAACAATTACATAcatgtgaaattaaatataatagccACAAAGAATAATCTATGTTATGTTAGCTTTGTGTCAcggaaaaattataataacctGTTTGATATAACATTATGCAAGTCATCGTAAAACGATCGTGTTTTGGGAAGTATTTTATACGGAACAACCattttagaaatacatttaGATATAACTTGGCTTTTGCTGCGACtttgtttacataaattatCCGGGTTAAAAGTTTCCTATGTGTTAACTTAAGTTTTAGGCTATCCGTgtactaaattttattacaatccgtcgagtagtttttttgtgaaagagtaacaaacatacatacatccttagttacaaattttcgcatacaggttagaataattttattaggatTTAAATGAGAATGGAGACTTATCTGGTGGATTTATTACCTTTAGATAACTATTTGGTATTTCCGTGCAGTTTTATCAGATAGGCAATTTTAtaagcgattttttttattcaaatgaaatgttgctctcaaaataatgtaaaagtgAGTGTAATTTTTTAACTGTAGGTATAATTTCAACGGTTGAAAttcgataatataattaatctaaCAAAAACTAACACATTCTTATCGCTCTACGATAGTGGAAAATTTACTAAACCACAGTTTATTTCGGTCATTAAAAGTATACAATAACATCACGatatatagatttataatcgacctaaaagaaaattaagtgTTTGTTCTTATGACCGGATTCAGCACTGTTTAATAAATACTAGATAGTTTATCAACGGGGTTAGTTGACAGtcatgtttttattcatttgctGTCATGAAGTGTCATGCTATCTATGGGATAGGTAATCAAGTATTTAtgcataagctgtgaaactgtcCCTTCATTTATAACACTaacaattattaacaaaaagtgaaatatacgtgtaatagtttttaaagtattatctCTGAAACCACTaaaccgattttaaaaattctttcatcgataaaaatctaaattattccGTAATAAAGTAACCTATATTTCAGCCTAGGAAATACTCTAAATATCACGatataatactattaaaatgaaGACGTAAACAGACGCAAACGCGCGGGGGATTGGCAAGCAACGtataaatgcattacagacataGCACAGAGCCACACCCTCTGACCTTTGCTACatctacttataataataatactgttCGATGGTACTGTATGTTTATAGGAACGATGTGCTCTATGCAATTTGATTGATAGAGAGATAGTACTGTTGacgttattatatatttatttcaatatacgtCATAATTCTTAATACTGAAACGCagtattgttaatttttaaaatgaattgaagcgaatttaattgaaaaaatacataccatttcattattcattctttcataataccttttataaatTTGCTCTAATTAAACATGCTGCATATTATACAGGATATATCCATCTCGTATAATGATTTACCTTTGACCTAGTGGATGATTTTTTACATGAATTGAGTCACTCTGTTCAGTAGaagaaaaacacaaaagtaTTACTTCCCtttctattattatacacaagGCATTCACAGAATTACTcgctatatttatgtattacataaaatcGATCGGATAGCAACCGGCTTACatctatacataataatatagcgtATTATATGCACAACTgtgtatacatatgtatgtatgtatgtacctatatcatAATACACGTAGACAGCACGATTTGTGTGCACGTGGCTACGAATGTGTCCTTCTCGCgtttctatttgttttttaccTATAAAAGTAGAAATCAGCATATTCTCGAACGCTTCAAGCCAGTGACATTATTTGAAGAGCGGAATTTTCCTAACTTTTTTAGGATTGTCAGGTttctgtctcactgctggacaagggtttcATCCCGAACGAGATTTACTATTTctaaattttttaaatattaaatgataaccttttaattaaaaagaaaattacgtacgctaaaaaaatatgataatgttCAAGGGAAGACGTCTATCATGAAGAGTTCATTGAACTAAAATAAGGACAGTGGGGTAAAATGGATCCCGCTTCTATGATCCTTCAAAGTCATTTCGAAGTTTCGTAACTGGGGGGAGAAGaggataaataaaaaaccatgtttcttttatttctgtTCGTTGTTTTAGGAAAAACTGCTTTAGCTATTATAGCATGTgattgttacaattttttttttataataatatgtaaaatattctttaactATTACCTATTAAAATGCactatttcatacatttttctaGCTCCTTAAGGCACTTGGTAACAATATTGTTAAAGAAATCATCATAACAATAAATCCATCTTCGTCAAAAGATTGCAATCTAAGATCTTAGATAATGTACCAACAAGAGTAGGTGTAGTATTACTATATTCTTATCTTTGTGTAAAACCCAAACTAATCTAACTAACATCTGCAGACAAATCTCAAGATGTCATCTGAACGAGATATCgctatttttacatttacacGCATTGGGAAAATGTCGATATTGAAATATACAGTGTTCAGTGTGTACTTAGTTACAGAGTTGAAGCTATGAATTCtgttaaagataatattttgggTACTTAATCTACAAACATTGAATTTTTAAGATAGTATTTTGAGAAGTACCTTTGTAGAACCGATTCGATCTTCAGTGCGATTATGAATTCTCAATACTTCTTTGTTACCTTCttaaaaaattaatgtaaaataatttgtacttaAATGAGGTGAGGGTGAAGGTGTGTGTCTCCATAGTGACAGTTAAAAGACGTTCAAAACTGTTAGGTTGTTTCTGTTTTTAGTCGTACTAGTAAAGGAAATAATTTCCTATTGTCGTCTATAAGAGTCGAATTAGTGTCAAAATAAATCGCGCTGCAAACTATTCGCTATTGTTCTGAAAATGATTGTAAATGATGACCGAAATTCATGGTTAGAACCTAACCTAGCTTGGTAGTCGCCTAGCTTTGTTACTAAAAGTcctcttttaaaaatacaatggAAGGAATACAAGGGAAGTGTCGTAATTATCTAAAGGAACATCTATTTATATCCATTATTTGTTCGTCTCATTGTTTTCGGCTAACGGCCTTGTGAAAGCAGTCGCAATGTAAACATTGTCTCTCACTGTTTCGGTACAAATGACTTGTAAATTCAAGATGAAGTATAAATGGACTTGTTCTTACGTGTAAGTATAAATCACGCATGAATAAACGGAAGAAACAGCTTCTTTCCGACATTAAGAttggactatgggcaaaaatgtatgggctccgtccccacctactaacaaacatggaactgataccaacgcgttcataaagtgccccctatttaattaaaatcctttgtttttgataaatcagtgggaatatatattaaaaaaaaaaacaatttctaattattatttaacgtatatttttattttacatttgtaggttattttaacattattgttatattacagtactaactcatatgtataataatgtcctcctagccgatatacggctacggcggtcagtttcattgaaactggccatctgtgccggactttgtttatagtgtccaagtgtgtgcacaatacacaggtacactctctattccatgtttgtttgtttgtttgtcgtatggttagtggtcaacctagtgtcaaagttgttcaagccgcccgagaggcatttgacgtggcttaacgactgttatcttagtagacaacaaccgggaccgacttttaacgtgccctccgaagcacggagacgcccagttcaaataccactatgcggtcacccatctatggaatgaccgcgccaatggttgcttaacccacagatcgtttaccgaccggtgagcgcaactggctatgggcgcctccatcactctcatagtttggtgggacggataaccgacacgaccagtgagaggtcaagcgcaggaccgacggctttacgtgctctccgagacatggaggtcttcgacctcaacttcctaactccgggcaatctctaggaaattcttaacagaaaatctcagaaaatactgtttggcccgacccaggattcgaacccgagacctctcgcaccgcagtcgcatatactaccgaccgcgccacagaggcactcatatgtatatacttatatcatttccattatatggttaatacatgttattgatttcatatttcaataattatttttactcgtcaattataatgctgtctaacagatgcgctggcagattaaaatctgatcagatctaaaatcgtgggttggagagcggggggagggggttattttgtacccagctatatatatactagctagcagctatataattatatacccagctataataaataaatgagcatgtattttggaattagtcgtcaataatacgttaacgagatatttgtttaaacgtaagatactatgagaactgcatttgggcaatgtcgccatagtataaaaatatcgtcttgccaagatatatcaattgagctacatttcatttttgttgatgggtggggacgattccgcccatagtcctttgccttaataaaaatatggtttaacAGTGAAAGACAATGATAGTCTTGATTTCctgaaattaaattgatttattagtCCAGTCTATATACATATagtgacataaaataaaataaataaatcagtgaCATACAACTGATTGTCTTTACTactttttaagtaatataacagtttatttataaatattataaaaccttAACGCCTATCAATGGCGAAAAGTGGTTCAACAAAGGGTTAAATACGAGGGCAAAACTGTACGTACGTAATAAgattcaaaaattttataacTTATCGACAAATCCTCACATCATCTTTGATATTACGTTTCAATGACACATCTTTTAACAGTCAATAGATTATAACAAATCATTCAGACAAAGTCTATGACAACGTGTCCTTGATTGCGTGTTAATGACGTTagttacaacaaacaaacaaacattatgtCATCGTCAGCTCATCACAGAACGGGGGAAAAACTGAATGTTTatgagttttattataattacacttTGTTATGTCAATAGGGAAAACTAATATTGAATAAAGGAGTTGCCATTTTATTgcataaaacgtttatttttatgttaacaaATTAGGGATGTATTTCCCCGTTGGATAGGACTGAGTAGACGCCAGGCAGGTATAATCACACTTTGAAGGAATGTGATATCAATGCCGGTTTTTCATTCCCAGGTACTGCATTAtgcatacatatgtatgtaaatatacgACTGGAATATAAACCCTTCCCTCGTTCGGGTtcggcccttgcccagcagtgggacaaagatgggttttaaaaaatatatatattaacgTTATTGTTATACGTTTTGTTGTAATTGCTAGGGGTTAAAAATGGCCAACATAATAAGCTATAATATTGTTCTCTTTTAGAATGAGAAATGATTCAGATTTTGGTCGTGTTCACGTATTCCAGGTGCGAGAAACATAAATTTCTTTACAAATCGAATAATATAagttgtacatttttatttttagtgacaAATCTGTTCCACACACTTATTACCAATGGAAACCAATTTATAATTAGCCACCTATATTTACACAGGTAAATAAgcggtttaattaaataaaattagcataaaacatacatttataaagttaattataaatctaCATTGACTTGTATTCGCAACGCATGTCCGTACGTTGACCTTATTGTTTTCTTCGCGCTGATAACTCTAGTGATATATTGACATCGTCACGTTATGTGACgacaaataatatctttaatataattaatgtatttattatcttattaatataataactacttaggtggtacatataatatgtttatgtgCTTATTCCGCAACTGCTAACCGTTGAGTTGAATCGGATAAAGTATTTTTCGCCCTcgttttaatatcaaaaactCTTGAAATAGCGGGATCTTTTCcttattcttctttttcttgtcctCCAAGAATCTTTTCTCTATTTTCTCTGTCTTGTCCTTGTCCCACGTTAAGAAATGTCGGCACAgcctgttttatttttcaataaccgATTTCTGGACTTCATACTGAATTCAGCTGATGTTTTTTCAACCGGCCGGGGTGATCCGGGGGCATTATTTTGGGTCTTTAGGCGTTTCGCACCGCAAGTGATTCGCCCCGCGGTGCGAATCGCCCAAGTCTCATTTCTGAATGGGTCATTTCATACCGCGGTGCGAATCGCCCAATAACTTCTTACAATGGGTCGATTCGGACCACAAGTTTTTTATTGAGTTGTTGAATGCATGTTCTATGGTACAACcgaacacaaaatattactcaacataacaacataaaatgttaaagttagTTCCTGTGATTTTGAAAATTAGACTAGTTATAAGAAGATTGTAATGTACATCATAATCTGTGATTATCCAAAGTTAGTTAAAAGTAGCCATATTACTAAaacttgtgttttttttgtgttgatttcTCTTTTTGTAGTATTTAAAATCATCATTATCTAATAAAATCAATACGACTATGCCAtgtttaaattgtgtttaaacTTATGCCATAGGAATTTTTCTCAGCTACCACTTTTCTTCTCACCTGTATGAATTGTCGATTGGAATTTTATGAGTCCAAATCAGAGCTACTTAAGGGATATTGATTCATTTTGTCATCGGTCCGAATCGacctattcaaaaatataccttaGGCCATTCGCCCCGGTCCAACCACTGCGGTGCGAAAGGACCCATTCAGAAACAGTACTTGGGCGATTCGCACCGCGGGGCGAATAGAGTGTGGTGCGAAACGCCCAAAGACCCATTATTTTGACAcgataaaagttttatttccagAATCAGAAGACGGACAATATACAGGCCCATCTTCGTTTCAATTGCTTTCTGCAGATCTAAAATTGATTCAAATATACTGATCGCTTGATCGtagttaataacatttaaattaacaagtaattatagtataattaattatctattataAACTATAGGTATTAGGTTTAATTGTGCGCTGACCTCAACATACTTATGGAGAAAATGACTGGCTATTAGCTTTTTACTTTAATCGGAGAAGTAAGTTACTTTGCGACCTTGAGAAATGAAGAGCTCTGGTGGATAAACGCTAAAATTAGGAAGATAATTTTCTTTCGGTAATTTTATCGTCATAATTAGGTTTAAGGTTATCTACATATATTTGTGCTAATCCCGagattgtgggttcgattttcgGGTCGGGCTAAGTGCAATAGACCTAGTTTTCTTATGTGTATTATAGTATTTCTTAGTAATGGTCCGGAGCTTCGTAACTTGCCCGGTATATAGCTATCTCCCTATCACACGGGTCTAATATTGTACCAAAATGCCAAAATGTGGGTGTGTTCTATACAGTTCTGCCTAACACCTTCAGGTAAAACAGGcttgaaattatgtatgtatttatgtcaatattttaacatttaatttattacagtaTCTTACCTTATCTATACCTACCAACAAGTTataattgaaatgtattatgcaatattaaaacaatgccTTCTTACGACATCGCACACCACGTGTAAGTGTTTCACGTGGACACTGCACTcacttgttataataataatattattataaccttttttcccatatattgatttattatgtgcctacattatttttaatttgttataaaatagttttttataaacacaAGTGGTATAGGTAATGGCCTCTCCAAAGTTAtgcagaaataattgtcacttgctttTATGCTGAAGGAAAATAGCTGACTGTCTCTTTGGCGCTGTCGTTCGTGTATCCGACGGCtcatcatgaggtctcgggtttgatttccaggtCGTCCAAAGTGCTATTTGGTATTCTCTTTACATTAGAACACTTACTAACAGTAGCttggagtttagtaacgtgcccggttaCTAATATTGTGTACGGGGAAACGTGTTTT harbors:
- the LOC142980467 gene encoding uncharacterized protein LOC142980467, whose product is MVVKLETVAALYADVYPSLKHREMDSIATDCPRRQKLRGTALPALVEDDSEEVFEQEQRSYVLHTEGLRRQKSISPQRREKLRRTLALPSLSEDEEP